A single genomic interval of Trichosurus vulpecula isolate mTriVul1 chromosome 6, mTriVul1.pri, whole genome shotgun sequence harbors:
- the LOC118852852 gene encoding zinc finger protein 84-like, giving the protein MGDLALTSGERDKLLQDSALPQNKRIEHEEGMIAGFLVARAQESVSFSDVAIHFNQEEWSHLQAAQKDLYWQVMLENYENLISLGLPVSKLDMLSLLERGNASWKPEKEESPQGSCPDSLSEKIWFEALNSSPIQDTFLGVSSEKILTKNSPWLSKKREAGRYGLSSEKGKMSWERPSRQVTSTHRTAFKKGTMPQCNALGRHFHLGSVFDALWKEAVGGNIHKYVTLGKSFRDFSDLIPHNILPLGKNLSKYKQWKKPFSYHSDLIKFRRMHAGEKLKEHNECCEAFPRRSNFVGQQTFHGGKKHDQCNKYGKTLSHRGNVTKHKRTYVGAKPFQCNECRKAFSQRGQLIYHQRTHTGEKPFECTECGKAFSRRANLIRHQRTHTGVKPFECNDCQKAFSQREHLIYHQRIHTGEKPFECKECGKDFSRRAILITHLRTHTGERPFACNQCEKAFSERASLITHRRIHTGEKPFTCNECGKGFSRRGHLITHQRSHSGVKPFACNECGKAFSERRDLITHQRTHTGVKPFECNECRKAFSQRGHLIYHQRIHTGEKPFECSKCGKGFSQKGHLIRHQRIHTGVKPLEDNDRVDDFGERTN; this is encoded by the exons ATGGGAGACTTGGCCTTGACCTCTGGGGAGAGAG ATAAGCTTCTTCAAGACTCTGCCCTTCCCCAAAACAAGAGAATAGAGCATGAGGAGGGAATGATTGCTGGGTTCCTTGTGGCCAGGGCTCAG GAATCAGTGTCATTCAGCGATGTTGCCATACACTTCAATCAGGAGGAATGGAGCCATCTTCAAGCAGCTCAGAAGGACCTCTACTGGCaagtgatgctggagaactacgAGAACCTCATCTCACTGG GACTTCCTGTTTCTAAACTGGACATGCTTTCCCTGTTGGAGAGAGGAAATGCATCATGGaaaccagaaaaagaagaaagcccACAAGGCTCTTGTCCAG aTTCCCTTAGTGAGAAGATCTGGTTTGAAGCCCTCAACTCAAGTCCGATACAAGACACTTTCCTAGGAGTGTCATCCGAGAAAATACTGACAAAGAATAGTCCCTGGCTATCCAAGAAGAGAGAAGCTGGAAGATATGGCCtcagttcagagaaaggaaagatgagcTGGGAGAGACCATCCAGACAAGTAACAAGCACTCACAGAACAGCTTTTAAGAAAGGGACTATGCCTCAGTGTAATGCACTTGGGAGGCATTTTCATTTGGGATCAGTCTTTGATGCACTGTGGAAAGAAGCTGTAGGGGGAAATATCCATAAATATGTTACACTTGGAAAGAGCTTCAGGGATTTTTCAGACCTAATTCCACATAATATACTCCCCTTAGGTAAGAATCTTTCTAAATATAAACAATGGAAGAAGCCCTTCAGTTACCACTCAGACCTAATTAAATTTCGTAGAATGCATGCTGGAGAAAAGCTGAAGGAACACAATGAATGTTGTGAAGCCTTTCCCAGAAGATCAAATTTTGTTGGACAACAGACATTTCATGGTGGCAAGAAACATGACCAATGTAATAAATATGGGAAAACCTTGAGCCACAGGGGAAACGTGACTAAACATAAGAGGACTTATGTTGGAGCAAAACCCTTTCAATGTAATGAATGTAGGAAAGCCTTCAGTCAGAGGGGACAACTCATTTAtcatcagagaactcatactggagagaaaccctttgaatgtactgaatgtgggaaagccttcagccgGAGGGCAAACCTTATAAGACATCAAAGAACTCATACTGGAGTcaaaccctttgaatgtaatgatTGTCAGAAAGCCTTTAGCCAGAGAGAACACCTCATTtatcatcaaagaattcatactggagagaaaccctttgaatgtaaggaatgtgggaaagaCTTCAGCCGGAGGGCTATCCTTATTACACATCTGAGAACTCACACTGGAGAGAGACCCTTTGCATGTAATCAGTGTGAGAAAGCATTCAGTGAAAGGGCAAGCCTAATTACCCATcggagaattcatactggagagaaaccttttacatgtaatgaatgtgggaaaggcttCAGTCGAAGAGGACATCTTATTACCCATCAGAGAAGTCACAGTGGAGTGAAACCTTTtgcatgtaatgaatgtgggaaagccttcagtgaAAGGAGAGACCTTATTACCCATCAAAGAACTCATACTGGAgtgaaaccctttgaatgtaatgaatgtaggAAAGCCTTCAGTCAGAGGGGACACCTCATTtatcatcaaagaattcatactggagagaaaccctttgagtGTAGCAAATGTGGAAAAGGCTTCAGCCAGAAGGGACACCTTATTAGACATCAGAGAATACATACTGGAGTGAAGCCTTTAGAAGACAATGATAGAGTGGATGATTTTGGTGAGAGGACAAATTGA